One stretch of Candidatus Schekmanbacteria bacterium DNA includes these proteins:
- a CDS encoding pyruvate, phosphate dikinase — protein sequence MGKYVYFFGNGKADGTGDMKDLLGGKGAGLAEMTNAQIPVPPGFTITTEVCRLYYENNSTLTQRIKWEIDEALKKLEDLLGASLGDEKSPLLLSVRSGAKFSMPGMMDTILNLGLNDKTVEGLAKRTSNRRFAYDSYRRFIQMFGNVVLGIDKDVFEHILNKKKEAKKVKLDIDLKAEDWEDIVKEYKKAIKRVAGINFPQNCKVQLQMAIEAVFKSWNNPRAITYRKLNNIPSDLGTAVNVQSMVFGNMGNKSATGVGFTRNPATGEKTFYGEFLVNAQGEDVVAGIRTPQPIEKLKKIMPNVYKELKQITDRLEKHYRDVQDFEFTIQEGNLYMLQTRVGKRTGLAAVKIAVDMVEEGLITKEEAVSRVEPSALEQLLHPVFDPAKRQKAKSQAKGLPASPGAAAGQIVFTAEEAVEWTKKGKKVVLVRLETVPDDIHGMHVAEGVLTATGGMTSHAAVVGRQMGKPSVVGCGDLQINTKTGKLTIKGKSAKRGDYISIDGSTGDVFLEKIPTVPSDIIRVITGKMKPSRSKIYKYFDTLLSWADEIKRLGIRANADTPTDSRIARAFGAKGIGLCRTEHMFFEGNRIPTVVKMILSAKEGQKGIDIIRGLEAQLKEASGDRKKEIKEQIKAVEKEYRSAIKDYTGALDKLRELQRKDFYDIFKEMEGLPVTIRTLDPPLHEFLPKREELLVEIATLKAKGAKKNAKKIEEKESLLKQVEELHEFNPMLGHRGCRLGITYPEITRMQANAIFSAACDLAKKNKTVVPEIMIPLVGDVAELKAQKEIVVDEAQKVIKEKKTKINYLVGTMIELPRGALTADEIAEDAQFFSFGTNDLTQTTFGFSRDDCGKFLKIYLEMGIREKDPFQTIDRNGVGQLVKIGVEKGRSTRSSLKVGVCGEHGGDPDSIDFFNGVGLDYVSCSPFRVPVARLSAAQAVIREKSKE from the coding sequence ATGGGTAAATATGTTTATTTTTTCGGTAATGGAAAGGCAGACGGTACAGGTGATATGAAAGACCTCCTTGGCGGGAAAGGAGCAGGCCTTGCTGAGATGACAAACGCTCAGATTCCGGTGCCTCCTGGTTTTACTATAACAACGGAAGTATGCAGACTCTATTATGAAAACAACTCCACACTTACTCAGAGAATCAAGTGGGAAATTGATGAAGCCCTCAAAAAACTTGAAGACCTTCTTGGAGCATCTCTCGGAGATGAAAAATCTCCTCTTCTTTTATCAGTTCGTTCAGGAGCTAAATTTTCTATGCCCGGAATGATGGATACTATCCTGAATCTCGGATTAAATGATAAAACAGTGGAAGGATTGGCAAAAAGGACCAGTAATAGAAGATTCGCCTATGACAGCTATAGAAGATTTATTCAGATGTTTGGTAATGTTGTTTTAGGGATTGATAAGGATGTCTTTGAACATATTCTAAACAAAAAAAAGGAAGCAAAGAAAGTTAAATTAGATATAGACCTTAAAGCAGAAGATTGGGAGGATATTGTAAAGGAATATAAAAAGGCAATAAAGAGGGTTGCCGGGATTAATTTTCCTCAAAACTGTAAAGTTCAGCTTCAGATGGCAATCGAGGCAGTTTTCAAATCATGGAACAATCCCCGTGCTATTACATATAGGAAACTGAATAACATACCATCCGATTTGGGTACAGCCGTCAATGTCCAGTCGATGGTCTTTGGCAATATGGGAAACAAGTCTGCTACAGGAGTCGGTTTTACTCGAAATCCTGCGACAGGTGAAAAGACTTTTTATGGCGAATTTCTTGTTAATGCACAGGGCGAAGATGTTGTTGCAGGAATCAGGACTCCCCAACCAATAGAAAAGCTGAAAAAGATTATGCCAAATGTATACAAAGAGCTTAAGCAGATTACGGATAGACTTGAAAAGCATTATAGAGATGTGCAGGATTTTGAATTTACTATTCAGGAGGGTAACCTCTATATGCTTCAAACCCGTGTTGGGAAGAGGACGGGCTTGGCTGCCGTAAAGATTGCTGTTGATATGGTAGAGGAAGGATTGATTACAAAGGAAGAAGCCGTATCGAGAGTCGAACCTTCGGCTTTGGAACAGCTTTTGCATCCTGTTTTCGATCCTGCAAAGAGGCAGAAGGCAAAATCACAAGCCAAGGGACTGCCCGCTTCTCCGGGCGCTGCGGCAGGACAGATAGTTTTCACTGCAGAGGAAGCAGTTGAGTGGACAAAGAAGGGAAAGAAGGTTGTTCTGGTTCGTCTTGAAACTGTGCCTGATGATATTCATGGAATGCACGTTGCCGAAGGAGTGCTGACTGCAACAGGAGGAATGACTTCACATGCCGCCGTTGTTGGCAGGCAGATGGGCAAACCGAGTGTTGTCGGGTGTGGTGACTTGCAGATAAACACGAAAACTGGAAAATTGACTATTAAAGGTAAAAGTGCAAAAAGAGGTGATTATATATCAATTGACGGTTCCACAGGCGATGTATTCCTTGAAAAGATACCAACAGTTCCTTCGGATATAATACGCGTTATAACTGGAAAGATGAAGCCGAGTAGAAGCAAGATTTACAAATATTTCGATACATTGCTTTCATGGGCTGATGAAATCAAGCGGCTTGGAATAAGAGCAAATGCCGATACACCAACTGATTCGCGAATTGCCCGCGCATTTGGAGCAAAGGGTATTGGTTTATGCCGCACTGAACATATGTTTTTTGAAGGCAACAGGATACCAACTGTTGTAAAAATGATTCTTTCAGCGAAAGAAGGGCAAAAAGGCATTGATATAATCAGAGGGCTGGAAGCTCAGCTGAAGGAAGCAAGCGGAGATAGGAAAAAAGAGATAAAGGAACAGATAAAAGCTGTTGAAAAGGAATACCGTAGTGCAATTAAAGATTATACAGGGGCTCTTGATAAATTGCGCGAACTTCAGAGAAAAGACTTTTATGATATCTTTAAAGAAATGGAAGGGCTTCCTGTTACGATTAGGACTCTTGATCCCCCATTGCACGAGTTTTTGCCTAAGAGGGAAGAGCTTTTGGTTGAAATTGCCACTTTAAAGGCAAAAGGTGCCAAAAAGAATGCGAAAAAAATCGAGGAGAAGGAATCACTTCTGAAACAGGTTGAGGAACTTCATGAATTCAATCCAATGCTGGGACATCGGGGATGCCGACTTGGGATAACATATCCTGAAATTACGAGGATGCAGGCAAATGCTATTTTTTCGGCGGCATGCGATTTGGCAAAGAAAAATAAGACTGTTGTCCCAGAAATAATGATTCCATTGGTCGGAGATGTTGCTGAATTGAAAGCTCAAAAAGAGATAGTCGTAGATGAAGCCCAAAAGGTAATAAAGGAGAAAAAAACAAAGATCAACTATCTCGTTGGAACTATGATCGAACTGCCAAGAGGCGCATTGACAGCAGATGAAATTGCAGAGGATGCTCAGTTTTTTTCATTTGGAACCAATGATTTGACGCAGACAACATTTGGCTTTTCAAGAGATGATTGCGGAAAGTTTTTGAAAATCTATCTTGAGATGGGAATAAGGGAGAAGGATCCCTTTCAGACAATTGACAGGAATGGGGTAGGACAATTAGTCAAGATTGGTGTAGAAAAAGGAAGGTCAACTAGGTCTTCGCTTAAAGTTGGAGTCTGTGGAGAACACGGTGGAGACCCTGATTCCATAGATTTCTTCAATGGCGTAGGACTTGATTATGTTAGCTGTTCACCTTTTAGGGTGCCGGTTGCAAGACTTTCTGCTGCGCAAGCAGTAATTAGGGAAAAATCGAAAGAGTGA
- the rpsB gene encoding 30S ribosomal protein S2, protein MSTISMKALLENGVHFGHQTKRWNPKMKKYIFGAKHNIYIIDLQKTLKLFKEAAQFVKDTSANGGKILFVGTKKQAAQIIKEEAERCESPYVSERWLGGTLTNFVTISKSVKKLKEIEEMKAAGIYDAMTKKEAIKLEKERIKLERYFGGIKTLDRLPDAVFVIDPKKERICINEANILDIPVVGLVDTNCDPELIDYVIPGNDDAIRSIKVITSAIADAVLEGKEIWKEKELVVKKGEEEAEAENAAEATDRQLEVPQEEENDFFDEEGLN, encoded by the coding sequence TTGAGTACAATTTCCATGAAAGCACTTCTAGAAAATGGTGTCCATTTTGGTCACCAGACAAAGAGATGGAACCCAAAAATGAAAAAATATATTTTTGGGGCGAAACACAATATCTACATTATTGACCTTCAAAAGACACTGAAACTGTTCAAGGAAGCTGCACAATTTGTAAAGGATACTTCAGCCAATGGTGGAAAAATTCTTTTTGTTGGGACAAAAAAACAAGCGGCTCAAATAATCAAGGAAGAAGCTGAAAGATGTGAATCTCCTTATGTTTCTGAGAGATGGCTTGGTGGCACACTCACAAATTTTGTTACTATCTCCAAGAGTGTCAAAAAACTCAAAGAGATCGAAGAAATGAAAGCCGCAGGCATTTATGATGCAATGACAAAAAAAGAAGCTATTAAACTTGAAAAGGAAAGAATAAAACTTGAAAGATATTTTGGAGGCATAAAGACTCTTGACAGACTGCCTGATGCCGTATTTGTGATTGATCCTAAAAAGGAAAGAATATGCATAAACGAAGCAAACATACTTGACATTCCAGTAGTTGGTCTTGTCGACACTAACTGTGACCCGGAGCTTATAGATTATGTTATTCCCGGTAATGATGATGCAATTAGGTCGATAAAAGTGATTACCTCTGCAATTGCAGATGCCGTGTTGGAAGGTAAGGAAATCTGGAAAGAAAAGGAGTTGGTCGTAAAGAAGGGAGAAGAAGAAGCTGAAGCTGAGAATGCCGCAGAGGCAACGGATAGACAGTTAGAAGTACCTCAAGAAGAAGAAAATGATTTCTTTGATGAGGAAGGATTGAACTAA
- a CDS encoding glycine--tRNA ligase subunit alpha, whose translation MTFQELILSLQNFWTKKGCILQQPYDIEVGAGTFNPATFLRVLGPEPWNVCYVEPSRRPTDGRYGENPNRLQHYYQFQVIMKPSPKDIQDIYIQSLESFGIDTSLHDIRFIEDDWESPTLGAWGLGWEVWIDGMEITQFTYFQQTGGIDVKPVAVEITYGIERIAMYLQEIDNVYDIEWAHGIKYGDIHLQSEIEFSKYNFEEADVDMLFKLFEMYEKEGMSLIEKGLVLPAYDYCLKTSHIFNLLDARGAISVSERVGYIARVRAIARRCAEAYVKVREEQGFPLLKRNSLSEERAKR comes from the coding sequence ATGACATTCCAAGAACTTATTTTGAGCCTTCAAAATTTTTGGACCAAAAAAGGATGTATACTTCAACAGCCCTATGATATCGAAGTAGGAGCAGGAACATTCAATCCTGCAACATTTCTTCGTGTTTTAGGGCCTGAGCCATGGAATGTTTGCTATGTTGAGCCATCGAGAAGGCCTACAGATGGAAGATATGGTGAGAATCCAAACCGACTTCAGCATTATTATCAGTTTCAAGTTATTATGAAACCGTCGCCTAAAGATATTCAGGATATTTACATTCAAAGTCTTGAAAGTTTTGGTATAGACACTTCCCTGCATGATATCAGATTTATTGAAGATGATTGGGAATCGCCGACTTTAGGTGCATGGGGACTTGGCTGGGAAGTGTGGATCGATGGTATGGAAATCACGCAGTTTACTTATTTTCAGCAGACAGGTGGCATAGATGTGAAGCCCGTTGCTGTTGAGATTACTTATGGAATTGAAAGAATTGCAATGTATCTTCAGGAAATCGACAATGTATATGATATAGAATGGGCACATGGAATAAAATATGGAGATATACACCTTCAGTCGGAAATTGAGTTTTCGAAATACAACTTTGAAGAAGCTGATGTCGATATGCTTTTTAAACTTTTTGAGATGTATGAAAAGGAAGGAATGTCTCTAATTGAAAAAGGTCTTGTTCTTCCTGCCTATGACTATTGCTTGAAAACTTCACACATATTCAATCTCCTCGATGCAAGAGGTGCTATCAGTGTTTCAGAAAGGGTGGGATATATAGCGCGTGTAAGGGCAATAGCTAGACGATGTGCTGAAGCATATGTAAAAGTCCGTGAAGAACAGGGTTTCCCTTTATTGAAGAGAAATAGTTTGTCGGAGGAAAGAGCGAAAAGATAG
- a CDS encoding NUDIX hydrolase translates to MECPNCGTKVRDFKNPVPTVDIIIEVEEEGKKKIVLIKRKNPPYGWAIPGGYVDYGESLEDCAIREAKEETSLDVELIRQFHAYSDPSRDERQHNISIVFIAKKKGGRLSASSDAEDAQLFDEMTLPDEIAFDHKKILEDYFEDKY, encoded by the coding sequence ATAGAATGTCCAAATTGTGGAACAAAGGTGCGGGATTTTAAAAATCCCGTACCTACAGTTGATATAATCATTGAGGTAGAAGAAGAGGGAAAGAAGAAAATAGTTCTAATTAAAAGGAAAAACCCTCCCTATGGCTGGGCAATTCCCGGCGGTTATGTGGACTATGGCGAATCATTGGAAGATTGTGCAATAAGAGAAGCAAAGGAAGAGACATCTCTCGATGTTGAGCTTATTAGACAATTTCATGCTTATTCAGATCCATCGAGGGATGAAAGACAGCATAATATCAGTATTGTATTCATAGCAAAAAAAAAGGGTGGCAGACTGTCAGCTTCATCAGATGCTGAAGATGCACAACTATTTGATGAAATGACTCTTCCTGATGAAATTGCTTTTGACCATAAAAAAATCCTTGAAGATTATTTTGAGGATAAATATTGA
- a CDS encoding glycine--tRNA ligase subunit beta produces the protein MVAEFFLEIGSEDLPARFVPKAISDIQEIVANILKEEKLSFSGIHSYGTYRRLVAIVKGLSEKQEDREESVYGPPVSIAYDDNGNPTKAAIGFAKKMGVQVERLEKTKTNRGEVLFFKKVHKGRNTKDILPEIARKTVNSLSFVKTMRWSDLDYRFARPLRWFCSLYDSSVVSFEIAGIESSNKTYGHRFISPNEIEIESSDDYFSKLEKAGVIVDHIRRKDKLREIITQRAEEAGGIVVENEELLETLTFMVEMPGAVRGTFSEEFLLLPKEVLLAAIEKQQFYFPIQANSKEDGKLTNSFIAVFDRDKDIAGNIKKGNERVLKARLEDAKFFFEEDMKIPFRDRTEDLKGILFMENLGSMYEKVERICSLSKELAERIIKDIPKDFDTYACLEAARLCKNDLLTEMVQEFPELQGIMGREYLLRQGSSPLISNAVYEHYLPRFANDSIPASAEGAVIGLADRMDSIVGCFAKGLIPSGSEDPFGLRRAAIGIINIIENFQFSIDLQDFCETSLSLYGINDNIAKDTINKILEFFKTRYEGILDSRGYRMDLVNSVVSARFSDLNDATRRVDSLHKLTSEPWFESLSIAFKRAMKILPENGIEGEVDITLIKEDAEKELFDAVTIIEKECRKHLDDGNYYEALRKICEIRSSVDRFFDEVLVMTDDEKVRDNRLKLLKRIVRLFSDIADFRQVSSGK, from the coding sequence ATAGTGGCTGAATTTTTTCTTGAAATAGGTTCTGAAGATTTGCCGGCAAGGTTTGTCCCAAAAGCTATCTCTGATATTCAGGAGATAGTTGCGAATATTCTCAAGGAGGAAAAATTATCCTTTTCAGGGATTCACTCGTATGGCACTTACAGGCGTCTTGTAGCCATAGTTAAAGGTTTGAGTGAAAAGCAGGAGGATAGAGAGGAGAGTGTATATGGACCGCCAGTTTCAATAGCTTATGATGATAATGGCAACCCAACAAAAGCTGCAATTGGATTTGCCAAGAAGATGGGAGTTCAGGTCGAGAGATTAGAAAAAACAAAAACGAATCGTGGAGAAGTCCTCTTTTTCAAAAAGGTTCATAAGGGAAGAAATACCAAAGATATACTTCCTGAAATCGCAAGAAAAACCGTTAATTCTTTGAGTTTTGTGAAAACGATGAGGTGGTCTGACTTGGATTATAGATTTGCAAGACCATTGCGGTGGTTTTGCTCTTTATATGACTCTTCTGTTGTTTCCTTCGAAATTGCAGGAATTGAAAGCTCAAATAAGACATATGGACACAGGTTTATTTCACCTAATGAAATTGAGATTGAATCATCTGATGATTATTTCAGTAAACTTGAAAAGGCGGGTGTTATTGTTGACCATATACGGAGAAAAGATAAGCTTCGAGAAATTATTACACAAAGGGCTGAGGAGGCAGGAGGAATAGTAGTCGAGAATGAAGAACTTCTTGAAACTCTTACATTTATGGTGGAGATGCCCGGTGCAGTCAGGGGCACTTTTTCTGAAGAATTCCTGCTATTGCCGAAAGAGGTATTGTTAGCAGCAATTGAAAAACAGCAATTTTATTTTCCTATTCAAGCAAATTCAAAGGAAGATGGGAAATTGACAAATTCTTTCATCGCTGTTTTCGACAGAGATAAGGATATTGCCGGAAATATCAAAAAGGGAAATGAAAGAGTCTTGAAGGCGCGCCTTGAGGATGCAAAATTTTTCTTCGAGGAAGATATGAAGATTCCTTTCAGAGACAGGACCGAAGATTTGAAAGGAATTCTTTTTATGGAGAATCTTGGCTCGATGTATGAAAAAGTCGAACGTATCTGTTCCTTGTCCAAGGAATTGGCTGAGCGGATTATAAAAGATATTCCTAAAGATTTTGACACATATGCTTGTCTTGAAGCGGCAAGATTATGCAAAAATGACCTCTTAACTGAAATGGTTCAAGAATTCCCTGAGTTGCAGGGAATTATGGGGAGAGAATATCTATTGAGACAAGGAAGCAGCCCCTTAATAAGTAATGCTGTATATGAACATTACCTTCCGCGTTTTGCAAATGATTCAATCCCTGCATCAGCAGAAGGCGCTGTCATAGGACTTGCCGATAGGATGGACAGCATCGTCGGTTGTTTTGCAAAAGGACTAATCCCGTCTGGTTCGGAAGATCCCTTTGGATTGAGAAGAGCGGCAATAGGCATAATCAATATTATAGAAAATTTTCAGTTTTCCATTGACTTGCAAGATTTCTGCGAAACTTCTCTTTCTCTTTATGGAATAAATGACAACATTGCAAAAGATACAATAAACAAAATTCTCGAGTTTTTCAAAACTCGATATGAAGGAATACTTGATTCAAGAGGTTACAGAATGGACCTTGTTAATTCGGTTGTAAGCGCAAGGTTTAGTGATTTAAATGATGCAACAAGACGAGTTGATTCCCTTCATAAACTGACTTCTGAGCCATGGTTTGAGTCCTTATCGATTGCTTTCAAAAGAGCAATGAAAATACTTCCGGAAAATGGGATTGAAGGAGAAGTTGATATTACTCTTATAAAGGAAGATGCAGAAAAAGAGCTTTTTGATGCTGTAACGATAATAGAGAAGGAATGCCGCAAGCATCTTGATGATGGTAATTATTATGAAGCATTAAGGAAGATATGCGAAATAAGGTCGAGTGTAGATCGTTTCTTTGATGAAGTGCTTGTTATGACAGATGATGAAAAAGTAAGAGATAATAGACTCAAATTGTTAAAAAGAATCGTTCGGCTTTTTTCAGATATTGCTGATTTTAGACAGGTTTCTTCCGGAAAATAA
- the tsf gene encoding translation elongation factor Ts: MSISAESVKSLREKTGAGILDCKEALQSTNGDFEKAIEYLRKKGIAAAQKRSSRATSAGSIGSYIHAGGKIGVLIEVNCETDFVAKTDDFQELVKNLSMQVAAANPKYVSRDDVPQEEIEREKEIYISQAKDSGKPEKVLEKIAAGKLEKFYESVCLMEQSYIKDADKSVKDLVDSVIAKVGENITVKRFVRFQLGEN, from the coding sequence ATGTCGATATCAGCGGAGTCAGTAAAATCTCTTAGAGAAAAAACAGGAGCTGGAATATTAGATTGCAAGGAAGCCCTTCAGTCAACTAACGGTGATTTTGAAAAAGCCATAGAGTATTTGAGAAAAAAAGGTATTGCTGCAGCGCAGAAAAGGTCATCACGCGCTACATCTGCAGGGTCAATCGGTTCATATATTCATGCAGGCGGTAAAATAGGAGTCTTGATAGAAGTAAATTGTGAAACAGATTTTGTTGCTAAAACAGATGATTTTCAGGAATTGGTGAAAAACCTTTCAATGCAGGTGGCCGCCGCAAACCCCAAATATGTAAGCAGGGATGATGTTCCTCAGGAAGAGATAGAAAGAGAGAAGGAGATTTATATCTCTCAGGCAAAAGATTCGGGAAAACCTGAAAAGGTTCTGGAAAAGATTGCTGCAGGAAAGTTGGAAAAATTTTATGAATCAGTATGCCTGATGGAACAATCGTATATAAAGGATGCAGACAAGTCGGTTAAAGATCTGGTAGATAGTGTAATTGCAAAGGTTGGCGAAAACATTACAGTTAAAAGATTCGTTCGGTTTCAATTAGGTGAAAATTAA